The following proteins are co-located in the Castanea sativa cultivar Marrone di Chiusa Pesio chromosome 8, ASM4071231v1 genome:
- the LOC142607150 gene encoding alcohol-forming fatty acyl-CoA reductase-like isoform X2, whose product MELEGILPYFENKTILVTGATGFLAKVFVEKILRAQPNVKKLYLLLRTSDNKSATQRFRNEILGKDLFNVLRKSMGANLESFISERVTPISGDVCDENLGIKDCTLREEMWKEIDIVLNSSATTNFDERYDVALGTNTFGAFHVLSFAQNCVKLKVLLHVSTAYVCSEKGGNILESPFYMGDTLKGTSKLDINAEKELVKEYLDRLRVQGATNEAIISTMKDFGIERAKLYGWPNTYTYTKAMGEMLLGQFNQNLPLVIIRPTMVTSTYKEPFSGWIEGTRTIDGVISAYGKGKLECFTAHPKSILDIIPVDMVVNSMIVAMVAHANKSSTIIFHVGSSLRNPMKLYTLHEFIFRYFTRNPWIGKDGKSIKVGKGIVLSSMAQFHAYMAIRYKLPLKVLLLANVVLFQYYRDMYIDRMRKVALGMRLVELYKPYVFFTGSFDDSNTEKLRVAARESDADVHLFDFDPKCIDWEDYIMNTHIPGLVKYSMKP is encoded by the exons ATGGAGTTGGAAGGTATACTTCCATATTTTGAGAACAAGACTATTTTAGTCACTGGTGCCACAGGCTTTCTAgcaaaag TTTTTGTGGAGAAAATACTCAGGGCTCAACCAAATGTGAAAAAACTCTATCTTCTTTTGAGAACTTCAGACAATAAGTCTGCTACACAACGTTTTCGGAATGAG ATACTAGGAAAGGACCTATTTAATGTACTAAGAAAGAGCATGGGTGCAAATCTAGAATCATTTATCTCTGAAAGGGTTACTCCTATCTCTGGTGACGTTTGTGATGAGAATTTAGGAATCAAAGATTGTACATTGAGAGAAGAGATGTGGAAAGAAATCGACATCGTCTTAAATTCTTCTGCTACAACGAACTTTGATGAAAG ATATGATGTTGCATTGGGCACCAACACATTTGGAGCTTTTCATGTTTTGAGCTTTGCGCAGAATTGTGTTAAATTGAAGGTGCTTCTCCATGTATCAACTG CTTATGTGTGCAGCGAGAAGGGAGGGAACATACTAGAGAGCCCATTTTACATGGGAGACACGCTAAAAGGAACCTCAAAATTAGATATCAATGCCGAAAAAGAACTTGTGAAGGAATACCTGGATAGATTACGAGTACAAGGCGCCACGAATGAAGCAATCATATCCACCATGAAGGATTTTGGCATTGAAAG GGCAAAACTATATGGATGGCCAAACACCTACACATATACGAAAGCAATGGGAGAAATGCTTTTAGGACAATTTAATCAGAATCTGCCCCTAGTCATCATACGACCCACCATGGTAACCAGTACTTACAAAGAACCATTTTCAGGTTGGATTGAAGGCACAAG AACCATTGATGGAGTAATTTCTGCCTACGGTAAAGGAAAATTGGAATGCTTTACTGCCCATCCTAAGTCAATCTTAGATATA ATACCAGTAGACATGGTGGTAAATTCTATGATTGTGGCCATGGTGGCTCATGCAAATAAGTCTTCTACGATCATCTTCCATGTTGGTTCATCATTGAGAAATCCAATGAAATTATATACTCTTCACGAATTCATCTTCCGGTACTTCACTAGAAATCCGTGGATTGGTAAAGATGGGAAATCAATCAAAGTCGGGAAGGGAATAGTGTTAAGCAGTATGGCTCAATTTCATGCATATATGGCTATTCGATATAAACTGCCATTGAAG GTATTATTGTTAGCAAATGTAGTACTTTTCCAGTACTATCGGGACATGTATATTGATCGTATGAGGAAGGTCGCATTAGGTATGCGATTGGTTGAACTCTACAAACCATATGTATTCTTTACAGGAAG TTTTGATGATTCCAACACTGAAAAGCTACGAGTGGCAGCAAGAGAGAGTGATGCCGATGTGCATTTGTTTGACTTTGATCCAAAATGTATTGACTGGGAAGACTACATTATGAACACTCATATTCCTGGCTTGGTAAAGTACTCAATGAAACCATAA
- the LOC142607150 gene encoding alcohol-forming fatty acyl-CoA reductase-like isoform X1: MGANLESFISERVTPISGDVCDENLGIKDCTLREEMWKEIDIVLNSSATTNFDERYDVALGTNTFGAFHVLSFAQNCVKLKVLLHVSTAYVCSEKGGNILESPFYMGDTLKGTSKLDINAEKELVKEYLDRLRVQGATNEAIISTMKDFGIERAKLYGWPNTYTYTKAMGEMLLGQFNQNLPLVIIRPTMVTSTYKEPFSGWIEGTRTIDGVISAYGKGKLECFTAHPKSILDIIPVDMVVNSMIVAMVAHANKSSTIIFHVGSSLRNPMKLYTLHEFIFRYFTRNPWIGKDGKSIKVGKGIVLSSMAQFHAYMAIRYKLPLKVLLLANVVLFQYYRDMYIDRMRKVALGMRLVELYKPYVFFTGSFDDSNTEKLRVAARESDADVHLFDFDPKCIDWEDYIMNTHIPGLVKYSMKP, encoded by the exons ATGGGTGCAAATCTAGAATCATTTATCTCTGAAAGGGTTACTCCTATCTCTGGTGACGTTTGTGATGAGAATTTAGGAATCAAAGATTGTACATTGAGAGAAGAGATGTGGAAAGAAATCGACATCGTCTTAAATTCTTCTGCTACAACGAACTTTGATGAAAG ATATGATGTTGCATTGGGCACCAACACATTTGGAGCTTTTCATGTTTTGAGCTTTGCGCAGAATTGTGTTAAATTGAAGGTGCTTCTCCATGTATCAACTG CTTATGTGTGCAGCGAGAAGGGAGGGAACATACTAGAGAGCCCATTTTACATGGGAGACACGCTAAAAGGAACCTCAAAATTAGATATCAATGCCGAAAAAGAACTTGTGAAGGAATACCTGGATAGATTACGAGTACAAGGCGCCACGAATGAAGCAATCATATCCACCATGAAGGATTTTGGCATTGAAAG GGCAAAACTATATGGATGGCCAAACACCTACACATATACGAAAGCAATGGGAGAAATGCTTTTAGGACAATTTAATCAGAATCTGCCCCTAGTCATCATACGACCCACCATGGTAACCAGTACTTACAAAGAACCATTTTCAGGTTGGATTGAAGGCACAAG AACCATTGATGGAGTAATTTCTGCCTACGGTAAAGGAAAATTGGAATGCTTTACTGCCCATCCTAAGTCAATCTTAGATATA ATACCAGTAGACATGGTGGTAAATTCTATGATTGTGGCCATGGTGGCTCATGCAAATAAGTCTTCTACGATCATCTTCCATGTTGGTTCATCATTGAGAAATCCAATGAAATTATATACTCTTCACGAATTCATCTTCCGGTACTTCACTAGAAATCCGTGGATTGGTAAAGATGGGAAATCAATCAAAGTCGGGAAGGGAATAGTGTTAAGCAGTATGGCTCAATTTCATGCATATATGGCTATTCGATATAAACTGCCATTGAAG GTATTATTGTTAGCAAATGTAGTACTTTTCCAGTACTATCGGGACATGTATATTGATCGTATGAGGAAGGTCGCATTAGGTATGCGATTGGTTGAACTCTACAAACCATATGTATTCTTTACAGGAAG TTTTGATGATTCCAACACTGAAAAGCTACGAGTGGCAGCAAGAGAGAGTGATGCCGATGTGCATTTGTTTGACTTTGATCCAAAATGTATTGACTGGGAAGACTACATTATGAACACTCATATTCCTGGCTTGGTAAAGTACTCAATGAAACCATAA